From one Candidatus Rokuibacteriota bacterium genomic stretch:
- a CDS encoding histidine kinase: ILDLSKIEAGQLTLALADYSLKDVIQTVLTAVEALAAEKKLALKVAVPPDLPSGRGDERRIAQVLLNLVGNAIKFTEAGEVRVQATLADGAFLVAVADTGPGIAPADQAKIFEEFQQADSSSTRRKGGTGLGLSIARRIIELHGGRIWVESTPGQGSTFRFTLPVRVDHQAGGTHDQRTRQ, from the coding sequence ATCCTCGACCTCTCCAAGATCGAGGCCGGCCAGCTCACCCTCGCCCTCGCCGACTACTCCCTCAAGGACGTCATCCAGACCGTCCTCACCGCCGTCGAGGCTCTGGCCGCCGAGAAGAAGCTCGCCCTCAAGGTCGCCGTCCCCCCCGACCTACCCTCCGGCCGCGGCGACGAGCGCCGAATCGCCCAGGTCCTCCTGAACCTCGTCGGCAACGCCATCAAGTTCACCGAGGCCGGCGAGGTCCGGGTCCAGGCCACGCTGGCCGACGGCGCCTTCCTCGTCGCCGTCGCCGACACCGGCCCCGGCATCGCCCCCGCCGATCAGGCGAAGATCTTCGAAGAGTTCCAGCAGGCCGACAGCTCCAGCACCCGCCGGAAGGGCGGTACCGGCCTCGGCCTCTCCATCGCCCGCCGGATCATCGAGCTGCACGGCGGCCGCATCTGGGTGGAGTCCACTCCCGGCCAGGGTTCCACCTTCCGCTTCACGCTCCCCGTGCGCGTGGACCACCAAGCAGGAGGCACCCATGATCAACGAACACGCCAGTAG
- a CDS encoding DUF4258 domain-containing protein, with the protein MKVVRWSPHALKNLADREIDRAEADKTLATPELVVPGQPGRKVFMRRYFDSGLQHEMLLP; encoded by the coding sequence GTGAAGGTGGTCCGTTGGTCACCACACGCCTTGAAGAATCTGGCCGATCGCGAGATCGACCGTGCGGAGGCGGACAAGACCCTGGCCACTCCAGAGCTCGTCGTGCCTGGCCAGCCAGGCCGCAAGGTATTCATGCGCCGGTATTTCGATTCGGGGCTACAACATGAGATGCTTCTACCGTGA
- a CDS encoding DUF2283 domain-containing protein — MRITYDQQTDSLTITLRDERIKDSDEIRPGVIADFGHDGGIVRFEIMQASKVVQNTREIQFAVAE, encoded by the coding sequence TTGAGGATTACTTACGACCAACAAACCGATTCGTTGACCATCACATTGCGCGACGAGCGGATCAAGGACAGCGACGAAATCCGTCCCGGCGTTATCGCAGATTTCGGCCATGACGGCGGGATAGTCCGGTTCGAGATCATGCAAGCATCCAAGGTCGTGCAGAACACGCGGGAAATCCAGTTCGCAGTCGCCGAATGA